A window of Cryptosporidium parvum Iowa II chromosome 1, whole genome shotgun sequence contains these coding sequences:
- a CDS encoding phosphotyrosyl phosphatase activator protein-related, with protein sequence MSLAERVECIAKITDLTQLNYFICGKTHSDIIDFIKLLSESIKGKILVQQHEYEESGKERSDIGFNSIINILKLLSKLDSNIDEIPPIKQPMRFGNKAFQTWYDKTNQTCTSYISDILKENSDEYLQEVKSYFVESFGNRSRVDYGTGHELNFILFLMCIHRLGAFQKNDLPDLILVVFYRYILLMRRLQSIYLLEPAGSRGVWGLDDYQFLPFLFGSAQLINSNELFPVLTNQILDRSILEIYSAKSLYINSIQHILNMKTNVYFAECSPILYSLTSVPTWEKIYSGMIKMYVAEILNKFPVAQHILFGSLIPFK encoded by the coding sequence ATGAGTCTGGCTGAAAGAGTCGAATGCATAGCTAAAATAACTGATTTAACGCAGttaaattactttatttgCGGGAAAACTCATTCAGATATTAtagattttattaaattgttGAGTGAGAGCattaaaggaaaaataTTAGTACAGCAACACGAATATGAAGAAAGCGGAAAAGAACGATCTGATATCGGATTTAACTCAATTATAAACattcttaaattattatccaaattagattctaatattgatgaaatacCTCCAATAAAACAGCCGATGAGATTTGGAAATAAGGCTTTTCAAACTTGGTATGACAAAACGAACCAAACATGTACATCTTATATTTCTGATATTCTAAAGGAAAATTCTGACGAATATTTGCAAGAGGTTAAGAGTTATTTTGTAGAATCATTCGGAAATAGATCCAGAGTTGATTATGGGACAGGACATGAGCTTAATTTTATCCTTTTTCTTATGTGTATTCATAGGCTTGGGGCTTTCCAAAAGAATGATCTTCCTGATCTTATATTGGTCGTATTCTATAGATATATCCTTTTAATGAGAAGACTTCAGTCAATATATCTACTGGAGCCTGCTGGATCAAGGGGTGTTTGGGGACTAGATGATTACCAATTTCTCCCATTTTTATTCGGATCTGCTCAGTTAATTAACTCAAACGAACTATTTCCTGTGCTTACAAATCAGATACTTGATCGCTCTATATTGGAAATTTACTCTGCAAAATCgttatatattaattctataCAACATATTCTCAATATGAAGACGAACGTATATTTTGCAGAATGCTCTCCTATTTTATATAGTTTAACTTCCGTTCCCACTTGGGAAAAAATTTACTCTGGCATGATCAAAATGTATGTGGCAGAAATACTAAATAAATTCCCCGTTGCACAGCATATATTGTTTGGAAGCTTGATTccatttaaataa
- a CDS encoding signal recognition particle SPR68 gives MESITNDIFDELSNEITVKNDDFGDFDMEISERIEFPLLVIVKHLQYQNGLKHKDFAQYTRYCSRKLHRLRSGLKMKCGRSKFQKSYTECSDYTNHKHLLLLILLIERNLSSGADLGCGTTKNVSARLNKVNNRGRLHEIRKLRRGCNLSKLLVEVAKNRCTHRSIVEVQAYQSYILGNYYLKCSNWEKGAIELNKSLKLYQQLKLDVSIFEKYNILPHYNISKLSKSECVQAYDDQIMEMAPLIRLCLYHCKRLDISVHVCDNTVNVLKNNDSLNNSNMKFFYNNKEYNVPISNLEILLVELQENYKAVKEYIPSGDTEKILKLPGNIVIELFSETLMSSTTLRNKIHEEMTKASANNETLVINSCQSNEWVAFESYTKEFNSFVSIERDLIFVFQLMEYFNNPEFYTKLIFLNDERWANISHELQNSTAKKINSLRYPEEGVRICDIVNYTVSEISSSNKATHISDLIDILEIVNNNCRSLFLSHCFGQKGKFQEAFVLCDLVKSRLEIKETNFNKIYLDKDEIFQRIITLIKEINLNVNDMANKSYNIYLSNAATYETIQIKAMDFKNSNGTLNDEAISPRVLPIPVKPIMFDIASDFVLSPDLSNKIKKNGLVNKIFSKATSKFRLFK, from the coding sequence ATGGAATCAATTACtaatgatatttttgatgaattaagtaatgaaataactgttaaaaatgatgatttCGGAGACTTCGATATGGAAATCAGCGAAAGAATTGAGTTTCCATTGCTCGTCATTGTAAAACATTTACAATACCAAAACGGTTTAAAACATAAGGATTTTGCACAATATACACGGTATTGTTCTCGAAAGCTTCATAGATTAAGATCTGGGCTAAAAATGAAATGTGGAAGGAgtaaatttcaaaaaagttATACTGAATGCAGTGACTACACAAACCATAAACATTTACTACtgttaattcttttaatcGAGAGAAATTTGAGTTCAGGAGCTGATCTAGGGTGTGGAACTACTAAAAATGTCAGTGCAAGACTAAATAAAGTAAACAATAGAGGAAGACTGCATGAAATACGCAAGCTGAGGAGAGGATGCAACTTGTCCAAACTCCTTGTAGAAGTTGCCAAGAATAGATGCACTCATAGGAGTATTGTTGAAGTTCAAGCCTACCAAAGTTATATTCTCggtaattattatttgaaatgtTCAAATTGGGAGAAAGGCGCAATTGAACTGAACAAGTCTTTGAAGCTCTACCAACAGCTTAAACTAGAtgtttcaatatttgaaaaatataatattttgccccattataatatttctaaacTATCTAAATCTGAATGTGTCCAAGCTTATGATGATCAAATCATGGAAATGGCACCACTAATTCGACTTTGTTTATATCATTGTAAGCGTCTTGATATTTCGGTTCATGTATGCGATAATACAGTTAATGTGCTAAAAAACAATGACTCGCtcaataattcaaatatgaaatttttttacaataataaagaatataatgttccaatttcaaatttggaaatattacTAGTCGAATTACAGGAAAATTATAAAGCAGTTAAGGAGTATATTCCTTCTGGAGACACTGAGAAAATTCTAAAGCTTCCAGGCAATATagtaattgaattattctcTGAAACTTTAATGTCTTCAACCACTTTgagaaataaaattcaCGAGGAAATGACAAAAGCCAGCGCAAATAATGAAACTTTAGTAATAAATAGTTGTCAATCAAATGAATGGGTTGCGTTCGAATCTTACactaaagaatttaattcatttgtTTCTATCGAGAgggatttaatatttgtattcCAGTTGATGGAATACTTCAATAATCCTGAATTTTACACgaaattgatttttcttAATGATGAACGTTGGGCAAATATATCACATGAACTTCAGAATTCAACtgcaaaaaaaatcaattcttTAAGATATCCTGAAGAGGGAGTTCGTATATGTGACATAGTTAATTACACTGTTTCTGAGATCTCTTCTAGCAACAAAGCCACCCATATTTCGGATTTAATAGATATTTTGGAAATTGTAAATAACAATTGCCGCAGCTTGTTTTTGTCACACTGCTTTGGACAAAAAGGAAAATTTCAAGAAGCATTTGTACTTTGCGACTTGGTGAAGTCACGTCTTGAAATTAAGGAGACGAATTTTAACAAAATCTATTTAgataaagatgaaatatttcaaagaataattactctaattaaagaaatcaaTCTTAATGTTAATGATATGGCAAACAAGTCATACAACATTTACCTTTCAAACGCCGCAACTTATGAAACTATACAAATCAAAGCGATggattttaaaaattctaaTGGAACCCTTAATGATGAAGCAATAAGTCCAAGAGTTCTTCCGATTCCAGTAAAGCCAATCATGTTTGATATAGCTTCTGATTTTGTTTTATCCCCagatttatcaaataaaattaaaaaaaatgggtTAGTGAACAAAATTTTCTCGAAAGCTACTTCAAAATTTagattattcaaataa
- a CDS encoding proteasome subunit beta type 1 has protein sequence MYSLTKNRDPIQIEGFCGQLISETEKKSYNGKIEHSFNPYMNNGGSCVAVAGDDFVVIAADTRLSKMYRIASRSVSKTCQLTNKCILACSGMLADINALRKTLLAKVKLYEFEHNKTPSINAIAQLLSCILYSKRFFPYYSFCLLSGLDEQGKGVVYGYDAVGSFDQHKFVALGSGGSLITSILDNQISGNNQTSFESIDKVGIINIVKDSITSASERDVHTGDSAEVIVIDSSGISVSSLRLRED, from the exons ATGTATTCCTTAACTAAAAATAGAGATCCTATACAAATTGAGGGATTTTGTGGTCAACTCATTTCTGAgacagaaaaaaaaagctatAATGGCAAAATTGAACATAGCTTTAACCCTTATATGAATAATGGTGGTTCATGCGTAGCCGTAGCAGGGGATGATTTTGTTGTAATCGCCGCAGATACAAGGCTCAGTAAAATGTATAGAATAGCCTCAAGATCAGTTTCTAAAACTTGTCAGTTAACAAATAAGTGTATCTTAGCTTGTAGTGGAATGCTTGCAGATATAAATGCACTTAGAAAGACGTTATTA GCAAAAGTAAAACTATATGAGTTTGAACATAACAAAACGCCCTCTATTAATGCAATTGCTCAATTACTTTCTTGTATATTGTACTCGAAAAGATTCTTCCCATACTATTCATTTTGTCTACTTTCAGGGTTAGATGAACAGGGTAAAGGTGTTGTTTATGGCTATGATGCAGTGGGTAGTTTTGATCAGCATAAATTTGTGGCACTTGGGTCTGGAGGATCGTTAATAACTTCAATCCTTGATAATCAAATATCGGGAAATAATCAGACCTCATTTGAGTCGATTGATAAAGTTggaatcattaatattgttaaagATTCAATTACGAGTGCCAGTGAGAGAGACGTTCATACAGGTGACTCTGCAGAAGTTATTGTTATTGACTCTTCCGGAATAAGCGTTTCATCATTAAGATTAAGAGAggattaa
- a CDS encoding hypothetical protein (transcripts identified by EST) gives MSNKSSERKTFGGYYNSHNNRRKKRDLVVSNCSNTNGSSSTAYNKYYNKANRDDPGALILKLLHSGRNIETASVVPQSNSYIRPQSRTKNCESVEPNFKMQSEEPINVNSENPNATSVNLFATPPPNRKGRYSVVSSYGTNNPKFVNYSNSGGNKSLQSSSSNPTNFALPMYMRSPNPESIPMPCGFPIG, from the coding sequence atGTCTAATAAAAGTTCAGAAAGAAAGACTTTTGGAGGATACTATAATTCTCATAATAATagaaggaaaaaaagagaTTTAGTAGTCAGTAATTGCTCAAATACAAACGGATCAAGTTCCACTGCATACAATAAATACTATAATAAGGCCAACAGGGATGATCCAGGAGCTTTGATTTTAAAGCTGCTACATAGTGGACGAAACATTGAAACAGCATCTGTAGTTCCGCAATCCAACAGTTATATTAGACCGCAAAGCCGTACTAAGAATTGTGAAAGCGTGGAACCGAACTTCAAGATGCAGAGTGAAGAGCCAATAAATGttaattcagaaaatcCAAATGCAACAAGTGTCAATTTGTTTGCAACTCCGCCTCCCAACAGAAAAGGAAGATATAGTGTCGTTTCGTCGTATGGAACTAACAATCCAAAGTTTGTTAACTACTCTAATAGCGGTGGAAACAAATCGCTACAATCCAGCTCGTCTAATCCAACAAATTTTGCTTTACCTATGTATATGAGATCTCCTAATCCAGAAAGCATTCCAATGCCTTGTGGCTTTCCAATTGGATAA